A single genomic interval of Helianthus annuus cultivar XRQ/B chromosome 13, HanXRQr2.0-SUNRISE, whole genome shotgun sequence harbors:
- the LOC110900904 gene encoding DELLA protein GAIP has translation MKSNEISPFDTRPFRRLSNSSKGDAENQAIDSRGKLPLLYEDDDRSGNRSKASDGFTFATDNHQVHTFDALFLDTTPPLRSYEHKMQELADIESQYSELINKQQTRAHQGPVQHEASGPKISTEAVIRLGGERFIQSCSSTSSIVSHPYGSSFSGLSDQEVKDVQLIENLLLSAEKVTHQQFEQSIKLLDWCDVMSCSSGNPIQRLVHYFSKALREKVDKETGRVSSCGSGKKDVEDLVRRVVSSNATAPLLYEKSPLFQAGCFSGVQALVDGVSGSKNVHVIDLSIKQGTHCTILMQALVSQQNCPIEHLKITSVGTTSKQKIEQTGDWLKSFAESINLSFSYNAVIVEDMLDFNKDHLELDPDEALGVYTSYGLWGMIGQQDRLDSLMNVIKSINPCVMVVSEAAANLNSPNFVNRFIEGLFYYGAMFDSFEECLGREDENRTITESMYFAKGINNVVASEGTERVIRHVHINVWRKFFARFGMKEIELSMSSLYQANLVAGKFSNGSCCTFDRDGESLVIGWKGTPIEYVTAWKFS, from the coding sequence ATGAAATCAAATGAAATTTCCCCTTTCGATACTCGTCCTTTTAGAAGACTCAGCAACTCCTCTAAAGGTGATGCCGAGAATCAAGCAATCGATAGTCGTGGAAAGCTACCTCTATTATACGAAGATGATGATCGTTCAGGAAATAGATCTAAAGCGAGCGATGGGTTTACGTTTGCAACAGATAATCATCAGGTCCATACTTTTGATGCCTTGTTTCTCGACACCACACCACCGTTGCGTTCATATGAACATAAGATGCAGGAGCTTGCAGACATCGAATCTCAATATTCCGAGCTTATTAATAAACAGCAGACACGAGCTCACCAAGGACCAGTTCAACATGAGGCAAGTGGCCCGAAGATATCAACTGAGGCGGTTATTCGGTTAGGTGGAGAACGGTTCATTCAATCTTGTTCATCGACTTCTTCGATAGTGAGCCACCCATACGGTAGTTCCTTCTCGGGCCTTTCTGATCAAGAAGTAAAAGATGTTCAACTCATTGAAAATCTACTACTTTCTGCAGAGAAAGTCACTCACCAACAGTTTGAACAATCGATTAAGCTTCTTGATTGGTGTGACGTTATGTCTTGTAGCTCAGGGAACCCGATTCAAAGATTAGTTCATTATTTTTCAAAAGCTTTACGAGAGAAGGTCGATAAAGAAACCGGGAGAGTTTCTTCGTGTGGGTCGGGAAAAAAAGATGTAGAAGATCTTGTAAGGAGAGTGGTGAGCTCGAATGCGACCGCTCCCTTGCTTTATGAAAAATCACCGCTTTTCCAAGCGGGTTGTTTTTCTGGGGTGCAGGCTTTGGTGGACGGTGTATCCGGGTCAAAAAATGTTCATGTAATCGATCTCTCGATAAAACAAGGCACCCATTGTACGATTCTTATGCAAGCTCTCGTATCTCAACAAAATTGTCCTATCGAGCACCTTAAAATAACCTCTGTCGGGACTACTTCCAAACAGAAAATCGAGCAAACGGGTGACTGGTTGAAGAGTTTTGCTGAATCTATAAACTTATCTTTCTCTTATAACGCGGTTATAGTTGAAGATATGCTAGATTTCAATAAAGATCATCTTGAATTGGATCCAGATGAGGCTTTGGGTGTTTACACATCATATGGTTTATGGGGCATGATCGGGCAACAGGACCGATTAGACTCTTTAATGAATGTTATAAAAAGTATTAACCCATGTGTTATGGTGGTGTCTGAAGCTGCGGCAAATCTTAACTCACCAAACTTTGTGAACCGTTTTATTGAAGGTTTGTTTTACTACGGGGCAATGTTTGATTCTTTTGAAGAGTGTTTAGGTCGTGAAGATGAAAACCGCACTATTACTGAGTCGATGTATTTTGCTAAGGGAATTAATAACGTCGTGGCATCAGAAGGCACGGAAAGAGTGATTAGGCATGTGCATATTAATGTTTGGAGAAAGTTTTTCGCACGGTTTGGGATGAAGGAGATCGAGCTAAGTATGTCTTCTTTATATCAAGCTAATCTGGTGGCAGGAAAGTTTTCAAATGGAAGTTGTTGCACATTTGATAGGGACGGTGAGTCACTCGTAATCGGCTGGAAAGGTACACCGATCGAGTATGTTACTGCTTGGAAATTTTCTTGA